A genomic segment from Gossypium hirsutum isolate 1008001.06 chromosome D04, Gossypium_hirsutum_v2.1, whole genome shotgun sequence encodes:
- the LOC107931615 gene encoding uncharacterized aarF domain-containing protein kinase At5g05200, chloroplastic, whose translation MAVSSFRSGRLPLFHHPQLPNKAASAACTTRSIGGFKKPNGRFSSNPKCGRALFLFAQYSQSSQAQTQQDRLSSRLQSSLENLPKLLEDIVQTSISTGPRGALRLAQGIQAFVGVGGEWLADVSRSTNEPTGIPSQLQLGLLSPLYLRKLFERMGATYIKLGQFIASAPTLFPPEYVEEFQKCFDRAPAVPFEDIQAILREELGRPIDSIYEYIDPTPIASASIAQVHGARLKGSQDDVVIKVLKPGIKDILVADLNFIYIAARILEFLNPDFSRASLVGIVKDIRESMLEEVDFNKEATNIESFRRYLEAMGLTRQATAPRVYNYCSTRRVLTMERLYGVPLTDLDSISSLVSSPENSLITALNVWFGSLLACETFHADVHAGNLWLLRDGRIGFLDFGIVGRISPKTWAAMEVFLASIATEEYESMASALIEMGATNQNIDAKAFARDLEKIFSSIQEIDTEVVVATARGTNTNATAVSANIIVDERQMNALFLDVVRVSESYGLRFPREFALLMKQLLYFDRYTRLLAPDMNMLQDQRITIVSNRRSNYRDNLR comes from the exons ATGGCAGTTTCATCATTTAGAAGCGGGCGTTTACCATTGTTTCATCACCCTCAATTGCCTAATAAAGCCGCTTCAGCTGCTTGTACAACAAGATCGATTGGTGGGTTTAAGAAGCCAAATGGGCGTTTCAGTTCCAACCCCAAGTGCGGAAGGGCCCTCTTTCTTTTTGCCCAGTACTCTCAATCATCTCAAGCTCAAACACAGCAAGATCGTTTGTCATCTCGTCTCCAAA GTAGTCTTGAGAACTTACCCAAGCTGCTGGAGGATATCGTCCAGACATCTATAAGCACAGGTCCCCGAGGAGCCCTGAGGCTAGCTCAAGGTATTCAAGCCTTTGTTGGTGTTGGTGGGGAATGGCTTGCTGATGTCTCTAGG TCCACAAATGAACCTACTGGAATACCATCACAGTTGCAGCTGGGGTTGCTTTCACCACTTTACTTAAGGAAACTGTTTGAGCGTATGGGTGCAACTTATATCAAATTAGGTCAG TTCATAGCATCCGCACCAACACTATTCCCACCAGAGTATGTTGAGGAATTTCAAAAATGCTTTGACAGAGCTCCTGCAGTTCCTTTTGAAGATATTCAAGCAATCTTGCGTGAAGAATTAGGGAGACCAATTGATAGcatatatgaatatattgatCCAACACCAATTGCCTCAGCTTCTATAGCACAG GTACATGGTGCAAGGCTTAAAGGCTCCCAAGATGATGTAGTTATAAAGGTATTGAAACCTGGAATCAAGGACATTTTGGTGGCAGACCTCAACTTCATATATATAGCAGCTCGAATATTGGAGTTCCTAAATCCTGATTTCAGCCGTGCTTCACTG GTTGGTATTGTTAAAGACATACGGGAATCCATGCTTGAAGAAGTTGATTTCAATAAGGAGGCTACAAATATTGAATCCTTCAGGAGATATCTCGAAGCCATGGGATTAACAAGGCAGGCAACAGCCCCGAGAGTGTATAACTATTGCAGCACGCGGCGAGTTTTGACTATGGAGAGGCTTTATGGAGTTCCTCTTACTGATTTAGACTCTATAAGCTCACTTGTCTCTAGCCCAGAGAATAGTCTTATAACTGCACTTAATGTCTG GTTTGGAAGTTTACTTGCATGTGAAACCTTCCATGCTGATGTGCATGCAGGCAATTTATGGTTACTGCGTGATGGCCGCATTGGGTTTCTTGATTTTG GTATTGTTGGACGAATATCACCAAAGACATGGGCTGCTATGGAAGTTTTTTTGGCATCTATTGCAACTGAAGAGTACGAATCAATGGCATCTGCCTTGATTGAAATGGGTGCAACCAATCAGAATATTGATGCCAAGGCCTTTGCAAGAGATttggaaaaaatattttcatCTATACAG GAAATTGATACGGAGGTAGTTGTCGCCACTGCCCGAGGGACAAATACAAATGCAACTGCTGTCTCTGCAAATATAATTGTTGATGAGAGACAGATGAATGCACTTTTTCTTGATGTG GTTCGGGTGAGTGAGTCATATGGACTGCGATTTCCGAGGGAGTTTGCACTTCTAATGAAACAACTTCTGTATTTTGACCGTTACACACGGTTGCTTGCCCCCGACATGAACATGCTTCAGGATCAAAGGATAACCATTGTGTCTAATAGAAGAAGCAACTATAGGGACAACTTAAGATAG
- the LOC107931537 gene encoding protein ENHANCED DISEASE RESISTANCE 4 encodes MTGGTNPKVRLVRCPKCRLVLQEVPDFPVYRCGSCDAILVAKTQKSIAKSTSVLQAADNLSIEGHHNKDRDTSRSSNSYSYSDCEKLDENGSNKGQKNGKGQLQLENLEYWNAEQQGVSSDTCLKSTELHHESVAEANNDTLRLAANDNPQATSEINLAVSDDLLEQPQKTELVFDRLRSVDTFETLDFGSPSSGLSGPDGGMDDQKLHSLKNSYKAASYLVPEETHPRDKLPARGTMDGSSGMQDPARNLSSDLSKKKHFATQKYSRWHRDEPLEPGNWPRLDIDECPPHISFSRKASLRRYEHAGPSRESQDEFPFDSTFYPHEKIECTEHENMKLLRMLHELQDQITKTCHLNGRSSTDAPWRQNPFPTYCCQEPPEDENFYPRYHGRHGQKSSWSQQGGFACMPFSGGGLDTRYSIDNSCFYCHPQDWKLSSEQLHPPIFRHDRELCRAHLGHSCCNSSSSCSSTPLGYLESDFCNWNHVIKSDDQRYRDHELKRYLREKHHSVRRHLRPTAGGAPFVTCYFCFTTLQLPADFLLFKRKLHQLRCGACTKVLKFSFVKGIHIVPYELVAAAPPPCEVSDRSEAINAAVSTLASCSHGVLQADPMSNSDDCSHTFSKSCFTDGDPVSPGNTDTKTMFSSSYEHMEQRKDFVLKQSQNKHKTSTETFDSAEPSSTMSRSEEVSLEELPPTGGMSLHHLMGYSSPNQLIYGLVSSISGTSSVHSGETSD; translated from the exons ATGACGGGTGGAACAAATCCAAAAGTTCGACTAGTTAGATGTCCTAAATGTCGATTGGTTCTTCAGGAAGTCCCAGATTTTCCTGTATATAGATGTGGAAGCTGTGATGCTATTCTTGTTG CGAAAACTCAAAAATCCATTGCCAAAAGCACCTCTGTCTTGCAAGCTGCTGACAACTTATCTATTGAAGGGCACCACAACAAGGATCGTGATACATCCAGATCCAGTAATAGTTATAGTTATAGTGAttgtgaaaagcttgatgaaaatGGATCAAATAAAGGACAGAAAAATGGAAAAGGACAGCTCCAGTTGGAAAATTTAGAATATTGGAATGCTGAGCAGCAAGGAGTTTCCAGTGACACTTGTTTAAAATCCACAGAGCTTCATCATGAGAGTGTAGCAGAGGCAAATAACGATACCTTGCGGTTAGCAGCCAATGACAACCCACAAGCTACAAGTGAAATAAATTTAGCTGTTTCAGATGATCTCTTGGAGCAACCTCAGAAAACTGAACTCGTGTTTGACCGTTTAAGGTCTGTTGATACTTTTGAAACTTTAGATTTTGGTAGCCCCAGTTCTGGACTCAGTGGTCCTGATGGTGGAATGGATGATCAGAAATTACATTCTCTTAAAAATAGTTACAAGGCTGCTAGCTATCTTGTTCCTGAAGAAACACACCCAAGGGACAAGTTACCAGCCAGAGGTACGATGGATGGTAGTTCTGGAATGCAAGATCCTGCAAGAAATCTGTCATCAGATTTGTCCAAGAAGAAGCATTTTGCCACACAAAAATACAGCAGGTGGCATCGAGATGAACCCCTAGAACCTGGAAACTGGCCAAGACTTGACATAGATGAATGTCCACCTCACATTTCTTTCTCTAGAAAGGCTTCCCTGCGCAGGTACGAGCATGCTGGCCCTTCACGTGAATCGCAGGATGAGTTCCCTTTTGATTCAACCTTCTATCCGCATGAGAAGATTGAGTGCACTGAGCATGAAAACATGAAACTGCTAAGAATGTTGCATGAACTGCAGGATCAAATCACCAAAACATGCCATCTTAATGGAAGGTCTTCCACTGATGCACCATGGAGGCAAAACCCTTTTCCTACATATTGCTGTCAGGAGCCTCCTGAGGATGAAAATTTTTATCCTAGATATCATGGAAGACATGGGCAGAAGAGCAGCTGGAGCCAGCAAGGTGGATTCGCTTGTATGCCTTTCTCAGGAGGTGGATTAGACACTAGATATAGCATTGACAACTCCTGTTTCTACTGCCATCCTCAAGACTGGAAGCTTAGTTCAGAACAGTTGCATCCACCCATCTTTCGACATGACCGAGAACTCTGTAGAGCTCACCTCGGTCATAGTTGTTGCAATTCCTCTAGCTCTTGTTCCTCTACTCCACTAGGATATTTAGAGTCTGATTTTTGTAATTGGAACCATGTAATTAAATCTGATGATCAGAGGTACAGAGATCATGAGTTGAAACGGTATTTGAGGGAGAAACATCATTCAGTCAGGCGACATCTCCGGCCCACTGCAGGAGGAGCACCTTTTGTAACCTGTTATTTTTGCTTCACAACATTGCAGTTACCGGCAgactttttacttttcaaaaggAAGTTGCATCAGCTAAGATGTGGTGCTTGTACAAAGGTACTTAAGTTTTCTTTTGTAAAAGGAATCCATATAGTGCCATATGAACTTGTTGCTGCTGCACCTCCACCATGTGAAGTCAGTGACCGCAGTGAGGCAATTAATGCAGCGGTTTCGACATTAGCATCTTGTAGCCATGGTGTTCTGCAAGCAGATCCTATGTCTAACTCTGATGATTGTAGTCACACTTTCAGTAAAAGCTGCTTCACTGATGGAGATCCTGTTTCTCCTGGCAATACTGACACCAAAACTATGTTTTCTAGTTCTTACGAACATATGGAACAGAGGAAGGACTTTGTTTTGAAGCAGTCTCAAAACAAACATAAAACTTCAACAGAAACTTTTGATTCAGCTGAACCTTCTTCAACTATGTCCAGGTCAGAGGAAGTGTCCCTTGAAGAGTTGCCACCAACTGGTGGTATGTCGCTTCATCACCTCATGGGATATTCTTCACCAAACCAACTGATATATGGATTGGTATCATCCATATCTGGCACAAGCTCAGTCCATTCCGGTGAAACATCAGACTAA